TTTTATCAGCGTAATCGAGTATGAAAGGGTTAGTGTGTCGTTCCCGGCCAATCGTGGTGCGCTGCATATGACCTGCCAGTACATGGGTTTCATCACCGAGTGGGAGCAACTTGCCGAATATAGAATGCATCAGGACCTCGTAATCGCCACCGGGTAAATCGGTACGCCCGATGCTCCCGGCGAAGAGTGTGTCGCCGCTGAAGACCAGGTTATGCTCTGGCATATAAAAGCTGAGATGCCCTGGAGCGTGCCCAGGTGTATACAATGTGTGGAACAGCATCTCGCTCACTTGGATGGTTTCTGTTTCTGTCGTCAGCAGGCGGTCAGGTGTAGCTGCTTCAGGCAGGCTGCTCATCCCAAAGAGACGCCCCTGCGTTGGTAAATTTTCCAGCCATTCAACGCAATCTTTGTGGATGTAAAAGGGTGCACCTGTGGCTTCTTTGAGCGGTTTACTCGCCAGAACATGGTCAAAATGAGCATGTGTGGCGAGAATGAGCTTAATTGTCCAACCTGCATCTTCTGCCATTTGCTGGATATAGTCAGCATCGTCAACCGGGTCGATGACGACGGCCTCTTTTGTCTCTGTATCGCCAACAATATATACATTGGTGCTGGCAAGGCCCAACGTTGCTTGCTTAATTTCAATCGTCATGTTGTGTCCTTGGTCCCTGGTGCTTAGTCCAGGTACTCACCGCGCTTGGGCTTTTGCTTACGTTTGCGCTTGGGCAGCGTTTCATCTTGTTCATAGATATAGTCTAGCGCATCTTCAAGATCACTGGCGAGGCGGAACGGAAAGTTGAAGAGATTCATCACAAAGCTTATCAAAGACCGGAGCCAGATCTGGTTCACGCCAATGATGACGACTTCGCCAATGCCGGGTTCCTGGTAGATGGATGGTGTGAATTCTTTGCCGGAGCTGGCGCTGCTGCGGATGCCCTCAACATCAACGATGAAGTGTACTGGCGTTGCGCTGCGATCTCTGAGAAGGGCGAAGGCTTCTTTTTCACCATGACGCATTTCATCGAGCGTGATTTCGTCGTAGCCATCGACGTAAATAATACGCCCCTCAGTGAGCCAGGATACATCAATAGGCATCTGTCAGGCTCCTTTGACTTTTATTGGTTGGCGGCGCAAGACGAGATTGACGAGGTCCTGTAGCTCGGACATGCGCAGAGCATAAGCTGCGACGAAGAAGGCAATCGCCCCCGCGACGGCTTCGATACCGATCTGCGCAACGGTAAACGCCAACCCTCGATCTCCAATGAACTGATGCCAGCCCATTTCTATGATGATGACGACCAGTGCCATGATCAGACTGGCGATCAACGTTTTGATGATGGCCGTTGCTAATTGATTTTCCTGGATACCATGCCAGCGGCGGCGCAATATCCACAAAAGCGAGAGCACTTCAAACATCACGCCAAAGGAGTTTGCCAGTGCAAGGCCGCTGACGTTGCCGACCTCTGGTTGGAAGCCTGTAATCGGCAGCAGGTTGATGGCGGCATTCATCGCTGTTTGGCGCTCAACCTCACCCACATCACTCAGCACGAAAGAGAGCACGAGGTTTATGGTGGCGCCGCCCAAGGCAGCCCATAGCGGTGTGAGTGTGTCTTTATCCGCGTAAAAGCTGCGTGCGACGACTTCCAGCGCGGAATGCACGATCAGACCCAACGTGAAGGCCCGTAGGGTGCTATAGACCAACGCAGATGCAGACGCATCGAACGCGCCGCGTTCCAGTAAGCTGATGAGGGGTTGCCCAATGACGATGAGCCCGATACCTGCCGGAATGCTCGTAATCAGGATGAAGCGCAATGCGCCCGACATGAGCGTCCGTTTACCTTTTTCGTCACCAATTTCGCTCAGAGCAGCCAATGATGGAAAAACGACGGTGCCAATGGCAGTGCCAATCAAAGTCTGGGGGATCTGCATCAAGCGCCAGCCCCAGTCCAATGCGGAAACGGACCCTGTACCCAGGCGAGAAGCGATATTGTTCATCACCAGGAAGTTCAGGCTGAAGACGCCCAGGCCGGCGACACGTGGCAGCATGAGACGGATCACTCGCCACAGCACCGGATCGTGGAGGTCGAGGCTGGGCCACCAACGCGCGCGATAGTAAATTAATCCTGGTACCTGGATACCGAAGTGCATCGCAGCACCCAGTACAGCGCCCACTGCGATCCCCGTGACGCCCATCACAGGCATGAAGAAAATCACACCAATGAGGATGCCCACGTCGAACATGATTGGGGCCATAGCAGGTAGCAGAAAGTGATTATGACTTTGTAGGATGCCCATGCAGATGCCGCTCACTGAGAAAATGAGCGTACTCAGGAGCAGGATACGCATTAAGTGCGCAGTCTGCTCAATCTGATCGGGTGTAAAGCCCGGTGCGACGACATGCTCGACCATCCATGGCGCGATGAAAAAGACCACTGCGCTGACGAGTAGCGTTACCGTGAAGATGAAGTTAATAACATGCGTGGCCGTGCGCCATGCACCTTCTTTATCACCCTTTGCCAGGTAACCACTGAAGATCGGGATAAAAGCATGAGCCAGGGCCCCGCCGGAAATCAGCGTGAAGATCAATTCAGGGATGCGGTTGGCTGTTACAAATGCATCCCATTCCGAACCTACGCCAAAGGCATTGGCGATAATGACCGTCTGCGCCAAACTAATGACCTTTGCAACAGCAAAGGCAATCATGACGATAACAGTCGAACGTGCAATCTGGCGGTTTCGGTTTTGTTGGGTTTCTTCAGTCTGGTTGTTGTCTGCTTCAACCATCAACGGTGGCTCGTTTGATAGGCTTGCCAAGGTATCCGCCCCTTATAATTGGTCGAGTGCAGCACGTGCGTCATCAAAAGTAGAATTGTACCGAAGGGCCTGCTGGTATTGGGATGTGGCCTGGGCAACCTGCCCCTGGGCTTCATAAGCACGCCCGCGCCAGTAGTACACTTCTTCCAATTCCGGGGCTGTATTTAGAATTGTGCTGGCTCGCGTCATAAGTTCTTCGTAGCGCCCGGTCTCATAGAGGGCCACGAATGGGGCGAATTGATACCAGGGCATACGCCAGGGCAGGCTATAACGCCCAGCCTGCGCATAAGCATTAGCAGCTTCTTCGTAGCGCCCCAGAGCAACCAGCGACGTCCCCATATTGAACCACGCAAAGCCATCTTGTGGGTTCGCGGAGGCTTCATCTCGTGCTGTCTGGAAGGCAATTTCTGCCGCTTGTGTTTCATCAGCCAGTGGGCCAAGGATTTCCATGACACGGGCTTCTTCTTGTGGCGGATAGATAACGATAAACGTGCGATTGAAGGCGCGCCAATCTTCATCGACTTCGCTGTATGTTTCATAGACGCCTGCACCGCCTTCACCCGCGCCTAACCAGCTATCATACGCATAGAAGCCCCTGCTTGAGTCTTCATAAGCGACGAGTGCTTGATAATGCCCTAGCCAATCATTCGCCTCGAACATAATACCACGCTCGATAATGACGGGATATTCGTTGGCGAGTAAGGCCCGTAGTGTGTTGATGCTGCCCCCCATACGAACAACTGCCTTTAGGTCCGTATACTCATTGACGAAATCAGCCAGTTCATGGGGATTGGTGTTTTTATCTTCTCGGTTTGGACGGATGCGATCTTTTGCATAATCCTGGTCGTTTTGCCACCCGTAATAGGATAGTGCCATCGTCATTGTGGCGGGACCACAGTTATTCCAGCTTTGTTGTATCCAGCGGAACCCTGCCAGACGCGTCGAAGCGGGTAAGTTGCTGAGAGACATATTTTGCACAACAGAAGTGGATTCGTTGGTGCCACCACCGACTGCCGGTGGCGCTTCGACGGTCGCGGTGGGCTCGGACGTTGGGACAGCAGTGGGCGTCCAGGTCAGGGTGAATGTTGGCGACGGCACGACAGCCGCTTCTGTTGGCTCTAGCGTGGGTTGTGCTGCTTCTGTCGGTTCCCCAGAGGGTTGCGTTGTTGCTTCTGTGGACACGACTTCTGCTCCCGCGGGTGTTGCACTGGCATCAACCAGCGGCATATTGAGCAAATCCTGCGCTGCCTGGTTAGATTCTGCATCCGGCATCACAGTGGGTAAAACACCCCCTGGTGGCGTTGGCGGCA
The Phototrophicus methaneseepsis DNA segment above includes these coding regions:
- a CDS encoding MBL fold metallo-hydrolase, which codes for MTIEIKQATLGLASTNVYIVGDTETKEAVVIDPVDDADYIQQMAEDAGWTIKLILATHAHFDHVLASKPLKEATGAPFYIHKDCVEWLENLPTQGRLFGMSSLPEAATPDRLLTTETETIQVSEMLFHTLYTPGHAPGHLSFYMPEHNLVFSGDTLFAGSIGRTDLPGGDYEVLMHSIFGKLLPLGDETHVLAGHMQRTTIGRERHTNPFILDYADKI
- the murJ gene encoding murein biosynthesis integral membrane protein MurJ; protein product: MASLSNEPPLMVEADNNQTEETQQNRNRQIARSTVIVMIAFAVAKVISLAQTVIIANAFGVGSEWDAFVTANRIPELIFTLISGGALAHAFIPIFSGYLAKGDKEGAWRTATHVINFIFTVTLLVSAVVFFIAPWMVEHVVAPGFTPDQIEQTAHLMRILLLSTLIFSVSGICMGILQSHNHFLLPAMAPIMFDVGILIGVIFFMPVMGVTGIAVGAVLGAAMHFGIQVPGLIYYRARWWPSLDLHDPVLWRVIRLMLPRVAGLGVFSLNFLVMNNIASRLGTGSVSALDWGWRLMQIPQTLIGTAIGTVVFPSLAALSEIGDEKGKRTLMSGALRFILITSIPAGIGLIVIGQPLISLLERGAFDASASALVYSTLRAFTLGLIVHSALEVVARSFYADKDTLTPLWAALGGATINLVLSFVLSDVGEVERQTAMNAAINLLPITGFQPEVGNVSGLALANSFGVMFEVLSLLWILRRRWHGIQENQLATAIIKTLIASLIMALVVIIIEMGWHQFIGDRGLAFTVAQIGIEAVAGAIAFFVAAYALRMSELQDLVNLVLRRQPIKVKGA
- a CDS encoding C39 family peptidase, whose translation is MSYSNDTEPRMQRVSGYRSELQAPPRILFYGVIGLFLLVIIGIIAAIFIFTQVLQPSQQQRVINMAPFMRSFLPPTPPGGVLPTVMPDAESNQAAQDLLNMPLVDASATPAGAEVVSTEATTQPSGEPTEAAQPTLEPTEAAVVPSPTFTLTWTPTAVPTSEPTATVEAPPAVGGGTNESTSVVQNMSLSNLPASTRLAGFRWIQQSWNNCGPATMTMALSYYGWQNDQDYAKDRIRPNREDKNTNPHELADFVNEYTDLKAVVRMGGSINTLRALLANEYPVIIERGIMFEANDWLGHYQALVAYEDSSRGFYAYDSWLGAGEGGAGVYETYSEVDEDWRAFNRTFIVIYPPQEEARVMEILGPLADETQAAEIAFQTARDEASANPQDGFAWFNMGTSLVALGRYEEAANAYAQAGRYSLPWRMPWYQFAPFVALYETGRYEELMTRASTILNTAPELEEVYYWRGRAYEAQGQVAQATSQYQQALRYNSTFDDARAALDQL